The Primulina eburnea isolate SZY01 chromosome 6, ASM2296580v1, whole genome shotgun sequence genome contains a region encoding:
- the LOC140834165 gene encoding uncharacterized protein, which translates to MAEESYKVSLHVYDLSQGLARQLSTTFLGKSIEGIWHTGIVVYGNEYYFGGGIQNAAVGTTPYGTPLKVVDLGVTHVPKDVFETYLQEIDHRYTAETYRLLTHNCNNFSNEVAQFLLGASIPDYILNLPNEVISSPMGALMLPMIQQLETTLRAGAVPQAPQFSPAAVSNSIKTASSVNKSASGINVQPPKKNEQLEKSKAEDILKNHADEPTAKNSSPVTGVSKQKPSNNLVSGVPLSTVRNKVQEEITNEFATIMATGTIQASEAAALATRRVMQKYGHLNAAQS; encoded by the exons ATGGCAGAG GAGAGTTACAAGGTCTCCTTGCATGTCTATGACTTGAGCCAAGGCCTTGCCAGGCAATTATCGACAACCTTTTTGGGAAAATCTATTGAAGGCATATG GCATACAGGAATTGTGGTTTATGGTAATGAATACTATTTTGGTGGGGGTATACAAAATGCTGCAGTTGGAACAACACCTTATGGGACTCCTCTTAAAGTTGTTGATCTTGGTGTTACCCATGTGCCTAAGGACGTATTTGAAACGTATTTACAAGAGATTGATCATCGGTACACAGCTGAGACTTACAGATTACTTACTCATAATTGCAACAATTTTAGCAACGAGGTTGCCCAGTTTCTGTTGGGTGCTTCGATACCAGACTACATTTTGAATCTCCCAAATGAAGTCATAAGCAGCCCGATGGGCGCTCTCATGT TGCCTATGATACAGCAATTGGAAACTACATTAAGAGCTGGAGCAGTACCCCAGGCACCACAGTTTAGTCCAGCTGCTGTCTCTAATTCTATCAAGACAGCAAGTTCTGTCAACAAATCAGCCAGTGGCATTAACGTTCAACCTCCAAAAAAGAATGAACAACTTGAAAAATCGAAAGCAGAAGatatactgaagaaccatgCAGATGAGCCGACAGCGAAGAATTCTTCCCCGGTCACTGGTGTTTCTAAGCAGAAGCCATCTAATAACCTCGTCTCCGGCGTCCCCCTTAGTACAGTTCGGAACAAAGTTCAAGAGGAGATCACCAATGAGTTTGCAACAATCATGGCTACCGGGACAATCCAAGCGAGTGAGGCTGCTGCTCTTGCCACTAGGAGAGTGATGCAGAAGTATGGGCATCTGAACGCAGCACAGAGCTAG
- the LOC140834163 gene encoding uncharacterized protein: MFSHITASVSHASSSFPAITALSIRRSAFPTTVFRFSPFKPFKSQKRQTFTVFSMDRSDSPSATTAVDSISDGLRNQSLESVNDDFYVASKSLDNDGVAKNRVKLKLEELRWDNSFVRELPGDPRTDLIPRQVFHACYSKVSPSAEVENPQLVAWSDSVGELLDLDPKEFERLDFAQKFSGASALVGAMPYAQCYGGHQFGSWAGQLGDGRAITLGEVLNSKSQRWELQLKGAGRTPYSRFADGLAVLRSSIREFLCSEAMHSLGIPTTRALCIVTTGKYVSRDMFYDGNPKDEPGAVVCRVAQSFLRFGSYQIHASRGKEDIGLVHTLADFAIRYHFPHLENLSKSDSLSFSTGEGDDSVVDLTSNKYAAWAVEVAERTASLVSQWQGVGFTHGVLNTDNMSLLGLTIDYGPFGFLDAFDPSYTPNTTDLPGRRYCFANQPDIGLWNIAQFVTTLSAAKLINDKEANYAMERYGTKFMDDYQCVMTRKLGLPRYNKQLISELLKNMAVDKVDYTNFFRLLSHIKADPTIPEEELLIPLKAVLLDIGKERKDAWTSWLKSYILELSASTIPDGKRKKLMDAVNPKYILRNYLCQSAIDAAEQGDFDEVRRLLKVMERPYDEQPGMEKYARLPPAWAYRPGVCMLSCSS; encoded by the exons ATGTTTTCCCACATTACCGCATCAGTATCTCACGCCTCCTCTTCTTTCCCCGCCATCACCGCCCTCTCCATCCGCCGTAGTGCTTTCCCTACGACCGTATTCCGATTCTCCCCCTTCAAACCTTTTAAATCCCAGAAACGCCAAACATTTACCGTATTCTCAATGGACCGCAGCGATTCTCCCTCCGCCACCACTGCCGTCGATTCGATTTCTGACGGTTTGAGGAATCAGAGCTTGGAAAGTGTTAATGACGATTTTTACGTTGCTAGTAAGTCTTTAGATAACGATGGTGTTGCTAAAAATAGGGTTAAGCTGAAGCTGGAAGAACTGAGGTGGGACAACTCGTTTGTTCGTGAGCTACCTGGTGATCCTAGAACCGATTTGATTCCGCGACAG GTTTTTCATGCTTGCTATTCCAAAGTATCTCCATCTGCTGAGGTGGAGAATCCTCAGCTTGTTGCATGGTCAGATTCAGTGGGGGAGCTTCTTGATTTGGATCCTAAAGA ATTTGAAAGGCTTGATTTTGCGCAGAAATTTTCTGGGGCATCAGCTTTAGTTGGGGC GATGCCTTATGCTCAATGCTATGGTGGACATCAATTTGGATCATGGGCCGGCCAGTTGGGCGATGGTCGAGCAATTACTTTAGGAGAGGTTCTCAATTCAAAGTCTCAGAGATGGGAATTGCAGCTCAAAGGTGCTGGAAGGACTCCATACAGTCGGTTTGCAGATGGTCTTGCTGTCTTGCGTAGTAGTATCCGGGAATTCCTCTGTAGTGAGGCAATGCATAGTCTAGGAATCCCAACAACGCGTGCTCTTTGCATTGTGACAACAGGAAAATATGTTAGCCGGGACATGTTTTACGA TGGAAATCCAAAGGACGAACCTGGTGCAGTTGTTTGCCGAGTTGCTCAATCCTTTCTTCGCTTTGGTTCATATCAAATACATGCATCAAGAGGGAAGGAAGATATTGGCCTTGTTCACACTTTGGCTGACTTTGCCATTAGGTATCACTTTCCACATTTAGAGAACCTTAGCAAAAGCGACAGTCTATCCTTTAGCACTGGTGAAGGAGATGATTCTGTTGTTGATTTAACTTCAAACAAATACGCAG CTTGGGCAGTGGAAGTTGCTGAACGTACGGCTTCCTTAGTTTCTCAATGGCAGGGGGTTGGCTTCACCCATGGAGTTCTCAACACTGATAACATGAGTCTTTTAGGACTCACCATTGATTATGGTCCTTTTGGTTTTTTGGACGCGTTCGACCCCAGTTACACTCCAAACACTACTGATCTTCCTGGAAGAAGGTACTGTTTTGCAAATCAACCTGATATTGGCTTATGGAATATCGCGCAGTTCGTGACAACTCTTTCTGCTGCCAAACTGATAAATGACAAGGAGGCAAACTACGCAATGGAGAG ATATGGAACAAAGTTCATGGATGACTATCAATGTGTAATGACTAGAAAACTCGGTTTGCCAAGGTATAATAAGCAGTTGATCAGTGAACTTCTTAAAAACATGGCAGTTGATAAAGTTGACTACACCAATTTCTTTCGGTTACTTTCACATATCAAAGCTGATCCTACAATTCCGGAGGAGGAACTATTAATTCCTCTTAAAGCTGTGTTGTTGGATATTGGCAAGGAGCGCAAAGATGCATGGACTAGCTGGCTGAAGTCTTATATACTGGAG CTTTCTGCCAGCACCATCCCTGATGGAAAGAGGAAAAAATTGATGGACGCAGTAAATCCCAAATACATCCTCAGGAACTATTTATGTCAAAGTGCCATTGATGCCGCAGAACAAGGCGATTTTGATGAAGTTCGCAGGCTGCTGAAGGTTATGGAACGACCGTACGATGAACAACCAGGAATGGAAAAATATGCACGTTTGCCCCCCGCTTGGGCTTATCGCCCAGGTGTGTGCATGCTCTCTTGTTCTTCTTAA
- the LOC140834164 gene encoding uncharacterized protein encodes MHSEAYTVESCKVETSDGVKLHSRIFKREEENEGDKDSLVIVLVHPYSVLGGCQALLKGIAGGLASRGYKSVTFDMRGAGKSTGRASLTGFKEIEDVVAVCRWVSDHLSADRILLVGSSAGAPISGSAVDTVDQVVGYVSLGYPFGLMASILFGRHHNTILKSPKPKLFVMGTRDGFTSVNQLKKKLASAAGRNEIHLLEGVSHFEMEGPAYDDEMVNLILKFIGSL; translated from the exons ATGCATTCAGAGGCTTATACCGTTGAATCCTGCAAAGTTGAAACAAGTGACGGTGTCAAACTGCACTCTAGAATCTTCAAGCGAGAAGAAGAAAATGAGGGCGATAAAGATAGTTTGGTAATTGTTTTGGTACACCCCTATTCTGTATTGGGTGGGTGTCAAGCTCTTTTGAAGGGGATCGCTGGTGGGTTGGCAAGCAGAGGCTATAAATCTGTCACTTTTGACATGAGAGGTGCGGGCAAGTCTACTGGGAGGGCTTCTCTTACTGGGTTTAAAGAAATTGAAGATGTCGTTGCTGTTTGCAGATGGGTTTCTGATCATCTTTCCGCCGACAGGATTTTACTTGTGGGATCTTCCGCAG GTGCACCCATTTCAGGTTCTGCAGTTGACACAGTCGACCAAGTTGTTGGTTATGTGAGCTTGGGATACCCATTTGGTCTGATGGCCTCGATCCTCTTTGGAAGACATCATAACACTATTCTTAAATCACCAAAACCGAAACTTTTCGTGATGGGAACACGAGATGGATTCACGAGCGTTAATCAGCTGAAGAAGAAGCTGGCGTCAGCAGCAGGACGGAATGAGATACATCTACTTGAGGGTGTAAGCCATTTTGAGATGGAAGGACCTGCCTATGATGATGAAATGGTGAATTTGATTCTCAAATTTATAGGATCATTGTAG